The region TGAGTTTAAAGATTCTATTTTGAAAATGATTAAAAATTTAAATGTTAAAAATGGAAATTAAAAAAGTTGACGAAAGTATAATAAAGGAAGTTTTTCAACCGCGAAAAAGAGAGTCAAGAAAATATGATTTCGGGCTTTTAAATGTTGTTGGTGGTTCTTATCTATATACGGGGTCACCTGCGCTAAACGCTTTGGCTGCTTTGAGAAGTGGCGTAGATTTAGTGAGAGTTATAGCTCCAAAAAGAGCGGCTGATGTAATAGCAAGTTTTAAACCTGATTTAATTTCTTATCCATTAGACTGTGATTACATTTCCAAAAAACAAGTTTCAGAAATTGTCGCTTTGTTGCTTTCTTCAAGGGAAGTTGCCAATAATAAAACTGCGCTAAATATTGGTGGAGGTTTGGGTAGAAATCCAAAGACAAAAGAAGCGGTTTTAGAAATAATTGAGAAAACAGATGATGTTCCATTTATAATAGATGCTGACGCCATACACGCTATCGCCGAAGACAAAAAAGTTTTGGAAGGCAAAAAATTTATTTTAAC is a window of bacterium HR34 DNA encoding:
- the nnr gene encoding Bifunctional NAD(P)H-hydrate repair enzyme Nnr; this translates as MEIKKVDESIIKEVFQPRKRESRKYDFGLLNVVGGSYLYTGSPALNALAALRSGVDLVRVIAPKRAADVIASFKPDLISYPLDCDYISKKQVSEIVALLLSSREVANNKTALNIGGGLGRNPKTKEAVLEIIEKTDDVPFIIDADAIHAIAEDKKVLEGKKFILTPHAYEFYVLTGKSIFNAPLEEKAKAVLEVAREIKGVIVLKGYEDIISDGNEVFVNTTGTPFMTKGGTGDVLAGIVGALVARGCDLLKSALAGTYISGKAGEVASSVKGESLLATDVIDSIEKVININ